In one Juglans regia cultivar Chandler chromosome 11, Walnut 2.0, whole genome shotgun sequence genomic region, the following are encoded:
- the LOC109010906 gene encoding F-box protein At2g27310-like, translating to MAVSFAPVESMASLSSDLCYDILRRLDGQTLASAACACASFCSISKEEKLWENVCSSMWPSTNREDVKSLISSIGGFRKFYADCFPLIVNKEVTENQWNNYPEYPEEWTEAEYYGDTDEFESVLPSDFVSLVDISYKDKIICSKVLWGIPNANGFDGWFYNCPFRIDLLNYADRDDENDGEVKLSVSDGLPRIASMERERKDGKLWRELRDGLRLSWIVVNRKINQAANLASWSPLGGQRHWPTDKDFVLRFGSVLPAKDILPCQVVECILSMKFRVTHTEGDGVQTTLKLTELSMQLEDMEGAHVNGRNSLLILKEALSCRRSKNYSEVLESCHLYSKVQSELKEEKIRNESRLDRLCILSGIAAFIMFWYCIL from the coding sequence ATGGCTGTGTCATTTGCACCTGTAGAGAGTATGGCATCATTGAGCAGTGATCTCTGCTACGATATATTAAGGCGTCTTGATGGTCAAACTTTGGCAAGTGCAGCCTGTGCTTGTGCATCCTTCTGTTCtatatcaaaagaagaaaaattatgggAAAATGTGTGTTCTTCTATGTGGCCTTCAACCAATAGGGAAGatgtaaaaagtttaatatCATCCATCGGTGGATTCAGAAAGTTCTATGCAGATTGTTTTCCCCTTATTGTGAACAAGGAAGTCACTGAGAACCAATGGAACAACTATCCTGAGTACCCTGAAGAATGGACTGAGGCTGAATACTACGGTGACACAGAtgaatttgaaagtgttttgCCCTCAGATTTTGTTTCCCTTGTGGATATCAGCtacaaagataaaataatttgctcaaaagttctttggggcATTCCAAATGCAAATGGCTTTGATGGTTGGTTTTACAATTGCCCATTTCGGATTGATCTTCTAAATTATGCAGATAGAGATGATGAGAATGATGGTGAGGTTAAACTTTCTGTTTCTGATGGTCTGCCACGAATTGCATCTAtggaaagagaaaggaaagatgGAAAGCTATGGCGGGAGCTTCGTGATGGACTCCGGCTCAGCTGGATTGTTGTgaacagaaaaataaatcaagctgcTAATCTTGCTAGCTGGAGCCCTCTTGGTGGACAAAGGCATTGGCCAACAGACAAGGATTTTGTGTTACGCTTTGGATCTGTCCTTCCTGCCAAAGACATTCTTCCATGTCAAGTTGTGGAATGCATCCTTAGTATGAAATTCAGAGTGACCCATACTGAGGGAGATGGCGTTCAGACAACTCTCAAGTTAACTGAGCTAAGCATGCAGTTGGAAGACATGGAAGGTGCCCATGTTAATGGAAGAAACAGTTTGCTTATCCTGAAAGAAGCACTGAGCTGCCGTAGGAGCAAAAATTACAGTGAAGTTCTAGAGTCTTGTCATTTATACTCAAAAGTGCAGAGCGAGTTAAAAGAGGAGAAGATAAGAAATGAAAGCAGGTTAGACAGACTGTGTATCCTTAGTGGCATTGCTGCATTCATAATGTTCTGGTACTGCATATTATAA
- the LOC109010908 gene encoding outer envelope membrane protein 7-like, producing the protein MGKLEDTKQALVVFGALAFGWLAIELAFRPLLDKARTAMNKSDPTRDPDDEETAADDK; encoded by the coding sequence ATGGGGAAATTAGAGGATACGAAGCAAGCGTTGGTGGTATTCGGAGCCCTAGCGTTCGGGTGGCTGGCCATCGAGCTCGCCTTCAGGCCCTTACTCGACAAGGCTCGGACCGCCATGAACAAGTCTGACCCGACTCGAGATCCCGACGACGAAGAGACCGCCGCCGATGACAAGTGA